A single genomic interval of Asterias amurensis chromosome 1, ASM3211899v1 harbors:
- the LOC139945988 gene encoding melatonin receptor type 1A-A-like — protein sequence MALDAMRTDSSPFMNSSDTGITPNILQKSGNHTKAVFAKLWNTTFFQNGGIVNATESPEVFQWSMTLNFLMMGFLMVTGILGNVLIVAVYLQNRRKRQSTANYFLCSLAIVDLIVCLIAIPVHLHLEYSAFNRPIFALECALFAYIWHVVMFGSAWMLVGISIDRYYCLCRPFILRTQARHVTRTILIIWASTVIISIPTSFFYDDQCQRLKFITRSARLGIALAESLVSLIIPLLIITIAYAKIFWVISKRNNETYNASHRQKIMHNTRYIVAKRLLLVIGAFVLCWLPRMIAEIYTASLEGEQTQITQTLYICQTIVPYFNSILNPILYSLINPKFRHGCRRILLSCFGYFVPMPAAAAKYTCRSSSALYH from the coding sequence ATGGCCCTTGATGCAATGAGAACAGACTCTTCGCCCTTTATGAACTCAAGTGATACAGGTATCACACCCAACATACTCCAGAAGTCTGGAAACCATACTAAAGCAGTCTTCGCGAAGTTATGGAACACCACGTTCTTTCAGAATGGAGGGATAGTTAATGCAACCGAGAGTCCTGAAGTCTTCCAGTGGTCAATGACGCTCAATTTCTTAATGATGGGATTCTTAATGGTGACAGGCATTCTGGGTAATGTCCTCATCGTTGCCGTGTACTTACAGAATCGACGGAAGCGTCAGTCAACCGCAAATTATTTTCTCTGCAGCCTCGCCATAGTGGATCTAATTGTTTGTTTAATCGCAATTCCAGTTCATCTTCATTTAGAGTATTCGGCATTCAACCGCCCTATTTTTGCCTTAGAATGCGCACTTTTCGCGTATATTTGGCATGTGGTGATGTTCGGCTCAGCGTGGATGTTAGTCGGTATCTCGATCGATCGGTACTACTGCCTCTGCCGTCCGTTTATCTTGAGGACTCAAGCGAGACACGTCACGCGTACCATTCTGATCATTTGGGCTTCTACCGTCATCATCTCGATCCCGACCTCCTTCTTTTACGACGACCAATGTCAGAGGTTAAAGTTCATTACGAGGTCAGCGCGGCTCGGCATTGCCCTGGCTGAGAGTCTAGTGAGTCTGATCATCCCGCTACTCATCATTACGATTGCTTATGCTAAAATCTTCTGGGTGATCTCCAAACGGAACAACGAAACATACAACGCAAGCCATCGGCAGAAAATTATGCACAACACACGGTATATTGTCGCGAAGCGACTCTTACTGGTCATTGGTGCCTTTGTCTTATGCTGGTTGCCGAGGATGATAGCCGAGATCTACACTGCCTCGTTAGAGGGGGAGCAAACACAGATAACACAAACACTATACATTTGTCAGACTATTGTGCCTTACTTTAACTCTATACTGAATCCTATATTGTACTCGTTGATCAACCCAAAATTCCGTCACGGATGTCGGAGAATTCTGCTGAGCTGTTTTGGGTACTTTGTGCCCATGCCTGCAGCTGCAGCTAAGTATACTTGTAGAAGTAGTAGTGCGTTATACCACTAA